In Arachis hypogaea cultivar Tifrunner chromosome 17, arahy.Tifrunner.gnm2.J5K5, whole genome shotgun sequence, a single window of DNA contains:
- the LOC112766022 gene encoding probable aquaporin NIP-type, whose amino-acid sequence MTTKAESIHEEEMSNMEEGESVTNCMQLCCSSNYVVTLAQKVIAEAIGTYFVVFAGCGAVAVNKIYGSVTFPGIAITWGMIVMVMVYSVGHVSGAHFNPAVTITCAIFRRIPLKEVPLYIVAQLVGSLLASGTLVLLLDITPKAYFGTVPAGSTSQALVAEIIITFLLMFVISAVSTDDRAVGHLNGVAVGMTIMLNVFVAGPVSGASMNPARSIGPALVKHVYKGLWAYIVGPIVGAIAGAFIYNFLRAIDKPKRREEIGNS is encoded by the exons ATGACCACCAAGGCTGAAAGCATCCACGAAGAAGAGATGTCAAACATGGAAGAAGGTGAAAGTGTAACCAATTGCATGCAATTATGTTGTTCATCAAACTATGTGGTAACCTTGGCACAGAAG GTGATTGCGGAAGCAATAGGGACATATTTTGTGGTATTTGCTGGGTGTGGTGCTGTAGCAGTGAATAAGATATATGGCTCTGTCACGTTTCCAGGCATTGCCATAACATGGGGTATGATTGTTATGGTCATGGTTTATTCTGTTGGTCATGTCTCTGGAGCTCACTTCAACCCTGCTGTtacaatcacttgtgccatcttTCGCCGAATCCCTCTTAAAGAG GTGCCACTGTACATTGTAGCTCAATTAGTGGGATCTTTGCTAGCTAGTGGCACATTGGTCCTCCTTCTTGATATTACACCAAAGGCTTATTTTGGAACCGTACCAGCTGGATCCACCAGCCAGGCCTTGGTTGCCGAAATCATCATCACCTTTCTCTTGATGTTTGTCATCTCTGCCGTTTCCACGGATGATAGAGCG GTAGGTCACTTGAATGGAGTTGCAGTTGGAATGACCATAATGTTGAATGTCTTCGTTGCAGG GCCAGTGTCAGGAGCTTCGATGAACCCAGCAAGAAGTATTGGTCCTGCTCTTGTGAAACATGTTTACAAAGGGTTATGGGCATACATAGTTGGTCCAATTGTTGGAGCCATAGCAGGAGCATTTATTTATAACTTTCTTAGAGCCATAGACAAACCAAAAAGGAGAGAAGAGATAGGCAATTCTTAA
- the LOC112766019 gene encoding uncharacterized protein, translated as MEGAGPSGCSGEDFEEDVATSVPAAVRRALQLLEEDDADLRIQAACDIRRLTKKSPCCRRQLRHAVRPLVSMLRVDSSESRESALLALLNLAVKDEKNKVSIVEAGALEPIVSFLKSQNPNMQEYASASLLTLSASATNKPIITSSGAIPLLVKILRDGTPQAKADSLMALSNLSTHSDNLDIILETNPVASIIRLLKPCKKSSKTAEKCCALVESLVGYDKCRTALTCEEGGVLAIVEVLESGTKQGKEHAVGALLKMCESDRCKYREPILREGVIPGLLELTVQGTEKSQPKAHTLLQLLRESPNPRSETEPNTIENIVCNLISQIDGKDDQADGKAKKMLAEMVQVSMERSLRHLQQRAALVSTPSDLSITSCASQVSLNW; from the exons ATGGAGGGTGCTGGTCCTAGTGGTTGTAGTGGAGAGGACTTTGAAGAGGACGTGGCAACGTCGGTGCCTGCGGCCGTACGACGGGCGCTGCAGCTGCTGGAGGAGGACGACGCTGACCTGAGGATACAGGCCGCCTGCGACATCCGCCGCCTCACCAAGAAATCACCGTGCTGCCGCCGACAGCTCCGCCACGCCGTCCGCCCGCTTGTCTCAATGCTCCGAGTTGACTCGTCCGAGTCACGCGAGTCCGCCCTTCTCGCCTTGCTTAACCTTGCCGTCAAAGATGAAAA GAACAAAGTTAGCATTGTAGAAGCAGGTGCATTAGAACCTATAGTAAGTTTCCTAAAGTCACAAAATCCAAACATGCAAGAATATGCAAGTGCATCATTGCTCACTCTCTCTGCCTCTGCAACCAACAAACCAATTATCACTTCTTCTGGTGCCATTCCTCTTCTAGTAAAGATTCTAAGAGATGGAACACCACAAGCTAAAGCTGATTCATTAATGGCCCTCTCCAATTTATCAACACACTCTGATAACCTCGACATCATCCTCGAAACCAATCCGGTCGCTTCAATAATCCGCCTTCTCAAACCATGCAAGAAATCTTCGAAAACAGCAGAGAAATGCTGTGCTTTGGTAGAGTCATTGGTTGGTTATGACAAGTGCCGGACTGCGCTAACATGCGAAGAAGGCGGGGTTCTGGCAATTGTTGAAGTTCTTGAGAGTGGAACAAAGCAGGGTAAGGAACATGCTGTTGGAGCATTATTGAAAATGTGCGAGAGTGATAGGTGTAAATACAGAGAACCAATCCTAAGGGAAGGTGTTATTCCTGGACTTCTTGAACTCACAGTTCAAGGGACGGAAAAGTCTCAGCCAAAAGCACACACCCTTTTGCAATTACTTAGAGAATCACCTAATCCAAGATCAGAAACTGAGCCTAACACAATAGAGAACATAGTTTGCAACCTCATATCACAAATTGATGGGAAAGATGACCAAGCTGATGGTAAAGCTAAGAAGATGCTGGCAGAGATGGTCCAAGTCAGCATGGAAAGAAGTTTGAGACACTTACAACAAAGAGCAGCACTTGTATCCACCCCAAGTGATTTATCTATTACTAGTTGTGCTTCTCAGGTTTCTTTAAATTGGTAG